From a single Ensifer adhaerens genomic region:
- a CDS encoding Transcriptional regulator of acetoin/glycerol metabolism, whose translation MPFYDRLRRPAHVAVSKALRLRAQFESEGLGSGCNSGYGIGEDHGRRPSRAGDFMGFSDHIKEIERVGQGGNTGRDAVVLDSWRRCLDTYQLDPAKAREAIIVSDTRLREHRQQAEDLVHIARSGLEKLYRQVAEQNYVLLLSDREGVTVEFLGDPSFNNNLRKAGLYLGSDWSEPLAGTCAVGACIATGEALTIHQTDHFDITHTPLSCTAAPIYDTQGSLTAVLDISLLSSPILKASQNMARHLVSSTVRRIELANLMADSRHDLVLRFAGAPEFLDVDPEAAIAVDGGGRITGMTHGGARLLATSRGLDWRRPELLIGQPVADFFEAGLDELASLTRASLPQDRRIAVRDGSILYAHAIEPQQRMSTTPLARAGAARPLPALARLGGNTPIIDTLRRRIEKLAPSRLPILLQGQTGTGKEHLARIVHDASGLAGRFVAVNCAAIPEQLIESELFGHAPGAFTGALARGRKGLVEEAEGGTLFLDEIGDMPFAAQSRLLRVLAEGEVLPVGGSAPRKVAFRVVSASHRSLADMVAAGTFREDLYYRLNAAVLSLPPLAERDDLPWLLDRLLERHGMEGRPLRISTTARLMILSYRWPGNIRELDNAIAFAAALCDDGLIQVTDLPDHLAHGSVPGAERSTDAEGRNALDLRAVLAASGGNVSEAARRLGIDRTTMHRRMRRLGIDRPH comes from the coding sequence GAAGGATTAGGCAGTGGCTGCAATTCGGGCTATGGTATCGGCGAAGATCACGGGAGGCGGCCTTCAAGAGCCGGTGATTTCATGGGTTTTTCGGACCACATCAAGGAAATCGAGCGTGTCGGACAAGGCGGCAATACCGGGCGCGACGCGGTGGTGCTGGACTCTTGGCGGCGCTGTCTGGACACCTACCAGCTCGATCCCGCCAAGGCACGCGAGGCGATCATCGTTTCCGACACTCGCTTGCGGGAGCATCGTCAGCAGGCAGAGGACCTGGTGCATATCGCCCGCTCAGGCCTTGAGAAGCTCTATCGGCAGGTCGCCGAGCAGAACTACGTGCTTCTGCTTTCGGATCGCGAGGGTGTCACCGTCGAATTCCTCGGCGATCCGTCCTTCAACAATAACCTTCGCAAGGCGGGGCTTTATCTTGGCTCCGACTGGTCGGAGCCGCTTGCCGGCACATGCGCCGTCGGTGCCTGCATTGCCACGGGCGAAGCGCTGACGATTCATCAGACCGATCACTTCGACATTACCCACACGCCGCTCTCCTGCACCGCCGCGCCAATCTATGACACGCAAGGGTCGCTCACCGCCGTCCTGGACATTTCGCTGCTCAGTTCGCCCATCCTGAAAGCGAGCCAGAACATGGCGCGCCACCTGGTTTCCTCCACCGTGCGCCGGATCGAGCTTGCAAACCTGATGGCCGACAGCCGTCACGACCTCGTCCTGCGCTTCGCAGGCGCGCCGGAATTCCTGGATGTCGACCCGGAAGCAGCGATCGCCGTGGATGGCGGCGGGAGGATCACCGGCATGACGCATGGCGGCGCGCGGCTTCTGGCAACCTCGCGCGGGCTCGACTGGCGCAGGCCCGAGCTTCTGATCGGCCAGCCCGTTGCCGACTTTTTCGAAGCCGGGCTCGATGAACTCGCGTCGCTGACGCGCGCCAGCCTTCCGCAGGACCGCCGCATTGCGGTGCGCGACGGATCGATCCTCTATGCCCATGCCATCGAGCCGCAACAGCGCATGAGCACGACCCCGCTCGCGCGGGCCGGGGCTGCCCGACCACTTCCCGCGCTGGCGAGGCTGGGCGGCAACACCCCTATCATCGACACTCTCAGGCGCAGGATCGAAAAGCTCGCACCGAGCCGGCTGCCGATCCTGCTTCAGGGGCAGACCGGCACCGGGAAGGAACATCTCGCGCGCATCGTCCATGACGCCAGCGGCCTGGCGGGCCGCTTCGTCGCAGTCAATTGCGCCGCCATCCCCGAACAGCTCATCGAAAGCGAGCTTTTCGGCCATGCCCCGGGGGCCTTTACCGGCGCGCTGGCCAGAGGACGCAAAGGCCTGGTCGAAGAGGCAGAGGGCGGCACCCTGTTTCTTGACGAGATCGGCGACATGCCCTTTGCGGCGCAGAGCCGCCTGCTGCGGGTTCTGGCGGAAGGCGAGGTTCTGCCGGTCGGCGGTTCGGCACCCCGAAAGGTCGCGTTCCGGGTTGTTTCAGCCTCGCACCGATCCCTCGCCGACATGGTGGCCGCCGGCACTTTCCGCGAGGACCTCTATTACAGGCTCAATGCGGCCGTGCTGTCATTGCCGCCCTTGGCGGAGCGCGACGACCTGCCCTGGCTTCTCGACCGTTTGCTCGAAAGGCACGGGATGGAGGGACGCCCCTTGCGCATTTCGACCACGGCAAGGCTGATGATCCTGAGCTATCGCTGGCCAGGCAATATTCGCGAACTGGACAATGCAATCGCCTTTGCCGCCGCCCTTTGTGACGACGGCTTGATCCAGGTCACCGACCTGCCGGATCATCTCGCGCACGGCTCCGTGCCCGGCGCGGAACGCTCGACCGATGCGGAAGGACGCAACGCTCTCGACCTCAGGGCCGTGCTCGCCGCCTCCGGTGGCAACGTGTCCGAAGCTGCACGACGCCTCGGCATCGATCGCACGACCATGCACCGCCGCATGAGACGCCTGGGCATAGATCGGCCGCATTGA
- a CDS encoding (R,R)-butanediol dehydrogenase / meso-butanediol dehydrogenase / diacetyl reductase, with amino-acid sequence MRALRFHAAKDLRLENIAEPKQPGPGQVLVRNRFVGICGTDLHEYSYGPIFIPTEPHPYTGAHGPQVLGHEFGGVVEAVGEGVTSVKVGDRVSIQPLIMPRKGDYFADRGLFHLSTQLALVGLSWDGGGMAEAALVNEYNVQKIPDEMTDEEAALVEPTAVAVYACDRGGVTAGNSVLVTGAGPIGMLTLLAARAAGAAQLFVSDLNDARLELAKSVIPDVVTINPKRDNVGDVVRSLTEGNVGCDVAIECVGNEHALKACVDAARKQGIVVQTGLHPHENPIDWFQVTFRDLEIKGSWAYPTHYWPRVIRLIASGLLPATKIVTKRITLDTAVKEGFDVLLDPAGTQLKILIDLSK; translated from the coding sequence ATGCGCGCGCTCCGATTTCATGCAGCCAAGGACCTGCGTCTCGAGAATATTGCCGAGCCAAAACAGCCCGGTCCGGGCCAGGTTCTGGTCCGCAACCGCTTCGTCGGGATTTGCGGGACCGATCTTCACGAATACAGCTACGGCCCGATCTTCATCCCGACCGAGCCGCATCCCTATACCGGAGCCCACGGGCCGCAGGTGCTCGGTCATGAGTTCGGCGGTGTCGTCGAGGCAGTTGGCGAGGGTGTGACCTCGGTCAAGGTCGGCGACCGCGTTTCGATCCAGCCGCTGATCATGCCCCGAAAGGGCGACTATTTCGCCGACCGCGGCCTCTTCCATCTCAGCACGCAGCTTGCACTTGTGGGCCTGAGCTGGGACGGCGGCGGCATGGCGGAAGCAGCCCTCGTCAACGAATACAATGTCCAGAAAATCCCCGACGAAATGACGGATGAGGAAGCAGCCCTTGTCGAGCCGACCGCCGTTGCCGTCTATGCCTGCGACCGCGGCGGCGTGACCGCCGGTAACAGCGTTCTCGTCACCGGTGCGGGCCCAATAGGCATGCTGACGCTTCTCGCCGCACGGGCCGCTGGTGCCGCTCAGCTTTTCGTCTCGGACCTCAACGACGCGCGGCTTGAGCTTGCGAAAAGCGTGATCCCCGATGTCGTCACCATCAACCCGAAGCGCGACAATGTCGGCGATGTCGTCCGTTCGTTGACGGAAGGCAATGTCGGTTGCGATGTCGCCATCGAATGCGTCGGAAACGAGCATGCGCTGAAAGCCTGTGTCGATGCTGCGCGCAAGCAGGGCATCGTCGTGCAGACCGGGCTTCATCCGCACGAGAACCCCATCGACTGGTTCCAGGTCACGTTCCGCGACCTCGAGATCAAGGGGTCCTGGGCCTATCCGACCCATTACTGGCCGCGCGTCATCCGCCTGATCGCCTCCGGCCTCCTGCCGGCGACGAAGATCGTGACCAAGCGCATCACGCTCGACACTGCCGTGAAGGAAGGTTTCGACGTCCTGCTCGATCCGGCCGGCACGCAGCTGAAGATCCTGATCGATCTTTCGAAATAG
- a CDS encoding putative flavoprotein involved in K+ transport — protein MLDISPGTKIDTILAKLGDALASGDIDAAVNLFQAECYWRDLVTFTWNLKTMEGHEQVRDMLKSQLAATKPSNFVQDTKEAASEAGGVTDGWFEFETGVARGYGHIRLKDGLIWTLLTTMTELKGHEEPKGVRRPMGAEHGHDRNRRTWKERRETEAAELGYSTQPYVVIIGGGQGGIALGARLRQLGVPTIIIEKNERPGDSWRKRYKSLCLHDPVWYDHLPYIPFPENWPVFTPKDKVGDWLEMYTKVMELNYWGSTTCKSAQYDEKTGEWTVIVDRAGQEVVLRPKQLVLATGMSGKANVPKIPGQDIFKGEQQHSSQHPGPDAYAGKKVVVIGSNNSAHDICAALWEAGADVTMVQRSSTHIVKSDSLMEIGLGDLYSERAVQGGMTTRKADLIFASLPYRIMHEFQIPIYNQIREKDAEFYKALEKARFMLDFGDDDSGLFMKYLRRGSGYYIDVGACDLVIDGSIKLKSGSDVSHLTENAVVLKDGTELPADLVVYATGYGSMNGWAADLISREVADKVGKCWGLGSNTTKDPGPWEGEQRNMWKPTQQEALWFHGGNLHQSRHYSQYLSLQLKARQVGIDTPVYGMTKPHHLA, from the coding sequence ATGCTTGATATCAGCCCCGGAACCAAAATCGACACGATCCTGGCCAAGCTCGGCGACGCGCTCGCCAGCGGCGACATCGACGCCGCCGTCAACCTGTTTCAGGCCGAATGCTACTGGCGCGACCTTGTGACCTTCACCTGGAACCTGAAAACCATGGAAGGCCATGAGCAAGTGCGCGACATGCTGAAAAGCCAGCTTGCAGCGACCAAACCATCAAACTTCGTGCAGGACACCAAGGAGGCAGCTTCCGAAGCCGGTGGCGTCACAGACGGCTGGTTCGAATTCGAAACCGGCGTCGCGCGCGGCTACGGCCATATCCGCCTGAAGGACGGGCTGATCTGGACGCTGCTCACCACCATGACGGAGCTCAAGGGCCACGAGGAACCGAAGGGCGTGCGCCGTCCGATGGGCGCCGAACACGGCCATGACCGCAATCGCAGGACCTGGAAGGAAAGGCGCGAAACGGAAGCCGCCGAGCTTGGCTATTCCACCCAGCCCTATGTCGTCATCATCGGCGGCGGTCAGGGCGGTATCGCGCTTGGCGCGCGGCTGCGCCAGCTTGGCGTGCCGACCATCATCATCGAGAAGAACGAGCGGCCGGGCGACAGTTGGCGCAAGCGCTACAAGTCGCTCTGCTTGCACGATCCCGTCTGGTACGACCACCTGCCCTATATCCCCTTCCCGGAAAACTGGCCTGTCTTTACGCCCAAGGACAAGGTGGGCGACTGGCTGGAAATGTACACCAAGGTCATGGAGCTGAATTATTGGGGCTCCACCACCTGCAAATCCGCCCAATATGACGAGAAGACCGGGGAATGGACCGTCATCGTCGACCGTGCGGGCCAGGAGGTCGTGCTGCGCCCCAAGCAGCTGGTGCTCGCAACCGGCATGTCCGGCAAGGCGAATGTGCCGAAAATTCCGGGCCAGGACATCTTCAAGGGCGAGCAGCAGCATTCCTCGCAGCATCCGGGCCCGGACGCCTATGCGGGCAAGAAAGTTGTTGTCATCGGCTCCAACAACTCGGCGCACGATATCTGCGCGGCGCTCTGGGAAGCCGGCGCGGATGTGACGATGGTACAGCGTTCGTCCACCCATATCGTCAAGTCGGACTCGCTGATGGAGATCGGCCTTGGCGATCTCTATTCGGAGCGCGCGGTTCAGGGTGGCATGACCACACGCAAGGCCGACCTCATCTTCGCCTCGCTTCCCTACCGGATCATGCATGAGTTCCAGATCCCGATCTACAATCAGATCCGGGAAAAGGATGCGGAGTTCTACAAGGCGCTTGAAAAGGCCCGTTTCATGCTGGACTTCGGCGACGATGATTCCGGCCTGTTCATGAAATACCTGCGGCGCGGATCCGGCTACTATATCGATGTCGGGGCCTGCGATCTCGTCATCGACGGCTCGATCAAGCTGAAGTCGGGCTCAGACGTATCGCATCTGACGGAAAACGCCGTCGTGCTGAAGGATGGCACCGAGCTTCCCGCCGATCTCGTGGTCTACGCCACCGGCTACGGCTCGATGAACGGATGGGCCGCCGATCTCATCTCGCGCGAAGTGGCCGACAAGGTAGGCAAGTGCTGGGGTCTCGGCTCCAACACGACCAAGGACCCCGGTCCCTGGGAGGGCGAGCAGCGCAACATGTGGAAGCCGACGCAGCAGGAGGCGCTTTGGTTCCATGGCGGCAACCTGCACCAGTCGCGCCACTATTCGCAATATCTCTCGCTACAGCTCAAGGCGCGGCAAGTCGGGATCGACACGCCCGTTTACGGCATGACGAAGCCGCATCATCTCGCATAA
- a CDS encoding Site-specific recombinase XerD codes for MSISLSGPVLARAEQLDALDAILPFDRRDQLARLLTDDDVASLRHLADEGMGENTLRAFASDLGYLEAWSMAATGEPLPWPAPESLVLAFIAHHLWKPERREVDPAHGMPADVEAQLRAQGLLRAMGPHAPATVKRRLTSWSALTKWRGLEGSFATTTVRAALRLAVRADARPRGRKSQSAVTGDVLSKLLATCAGARLADIRDRALLLTAFSSGGRRRSELVSLRVEDLVDDEPVRETPLDENSRQMPCMILRLGSEASVVIVGRPVAALKAWLAAARIETGPVFRRIDQWGNVDRRGLTPQAVNLILKARCEKAGLDPAEFSAHGLRAGYLAEAASLGVPLQQAMQQSQHRSLAQAAQYYNGQTRRKD; via the coding sequence ATGAGCATTTCCCTTTCCGGCCCCGTTCTGGCGCGCGCCGAACAGCTTGATGCCCTGGATGCCATTCTGCCATTCGACCGGCGTGATCAGCTTGCACGCCTGCTGACGGACGACGATGTTGCATCGCTCCGGCATCTGGCCGACGAGGGCATGGGCGAAAACACGTTGCGCGCCTTTGCCTCCGATCTCGGCTATCTCGAGGCATGGTCGATGGCGGCCACCGGCGAGCCCTTGCCCTGGCCCGCACCCGAAAGCCTGGTGCTGGCCTTCATCGCTCATCATTTGTGGAAGCCGGAACGGCGCGAGGTCGATCCGGCCCATGGCATGCCGGCCGATGTCGAGGCACAATTGCGCGCCCAGGGCCTGTTGCGCGCCATGGGCCCGCATGCGCCGGCGACGGTGAAACGACGGCTGACGTCGTGGTCGGCGCTGACCAAATGGCGCGGTCTAGAAGGAAGCTTCGCCACCACGACAGTCAGGGCGGCGCTGCGACTTGCCGTTCGCGCCGATGCAAGGCCGCGGGGCCGCAAGAGCCAATCGGCGGTGACCGGCGACGTGCTCTCCAAGCTCCTCGCCACCTGCGCCGGCGCGCGACTGGCCGATATCCGCGACCGTGCCCTTCTCCTCACGGCCTTTTCCTCCGGCGGACGGAGACGTTCCGAGCTCGTCAGCCTGCGGGTTGAGGATCTGGTTGACGATGAGCCCGTGCGCGAAACGCCCCTTGATGAGAACTCGCGGCAGATGCCCTGCATGATCCTGCGCCTTGGCAGCGAAGCGTCCGTCGTAATAGTCGGCCGACCGGTCGCCGCCCTGAAGGCCTGGCTTGCCGCCGCCAGGATCGAAACGGGACCGGTCTTCCGCCGCATCGACCAATGGGGCAATGTCGACCGCCGCGGACTGACGCCGCAAGCCGTCAACCTGATCCTGAAGGCGCGGTGCGAGAAGGCGGGTCTTGATCCGGCAGAGTTCTCCGCCCATGGTCTGCGGGCGGGATATCTGGCGGAAGCAGCCAGTCTCGGCGTGCCGCTGCAACAGGCAATGCAGCAATCGCAGCACCGCTCTCTGGCGCAGGCTGCACAATATTACAACGGCCAGACCCGCAGGAAAGACTAG
- a CDS encoding acetylornithine deacetylase — protein MNAIEILEKLVSIESVVGTPNGVIVDWVSAYLADLGINAKILPGPEGDRSNLFVTIGPDMARGYILCGHLDVAPSDESAWASPPFRLRRHGDRLYGRGTSDMKGFLAAALAVAPRLARMGLVHPIHFAFSYDEDAGCHGAPHLISQLPHLCSPPLGAIIGKPSNMRAVLAHKARAAARLTIRGRPGHSSRPDLALNAIHAMTAVLITTLDQADRLMKGPFDGAFEPPYSTVQAGMIAGGKDINVVPHLCMLELEARGISGINAAGLLSPIRAKADALQDEGYEVRWEEMSAYPALALSAKRPLAHLVEALTGQPALSAVSYGTEAGLYQAAGIDALICGPGDIGRAHQPDEYILESELAACQRFIEALGQRCAG, from the coding sequence ATGAACGCGATCGAAATCCTGGAAAAGCTGGTCTCCATTGAAAGCGTGGTCGGCACACCGAACGGCGTGATCGTTGACTGGGTGAGTGCCTATCTGGCCGATCTAGGGATCAACGCAAAGATCCTTCCTGGTCCTGAAGGTGACCGAAGCAATCTGTTCGTGACCATCGGACCTGACATGGCGCGAGGCTATATCCTGTGCGGACATCTGGATGTCGCGCCGTCTGACGAGAGCGCGTGGGCATCACCGCCCTTCCGTCTTCGCCGCCACGGCGACAGGCTTTACGGGCGCGGCACAAGCGACATGAAAGGCTTTTTGGCGGCGGCTCTTGCGGTCGCTCCAAGACTGGCCCGGATGGGCCTTGTGCACCCGATCCACTTCGCCTTTTCCTATGACGAGGATGCCGGATGCCATGGCGCGCCGCATCTGATCTCGCAGTTGCCGCACCTGTGTTCGCCACCGCTCGGCGCCATCATCGGCAAGCCGAGCAACATGCGCGCTGTCCTGGCTCACAAGGCAAGGGCGGCGGCGCGGCTGACCATACGCGGCCGTCCCGGCCACTCCTCCCGCCCCGACCTCGCACTCAACGCCATTCATGCCATGACCGCTGTGCTGATCACCACTCTTGATCAGGCAGACCGGCTGATGAAAGGCCCATTCGATGGCGCCTTCGAGCCACCCTATTCCACGGTTCAGGCCGGGATGATTGCAGGCGGCAAGGACATCAACGTCGTTCCGCACCTCTGCATGCTGGAGTTGGAAGCCCGCGGGATCTCGGGCATCAATGCCGCAGGCCTTCTATCGCCCATCCGCGCAAAAGCAGACGCGTTGCAAGACGAAGGCTACGAGGTGAGATGGGAAGAGATGAGCGCATATCCAGCGCTCGCGCTTTCGGCCAAACGGCCGCTTGCCCATCTCGTCGAAGCCTTGACCGGCCAGCCAGCACTCAGTGCGGTGAGCTATGGCACGGAGGCCGGGCTCTACCAGGCCGCCGGCATCGATGCCCTGATCTGCGGTCCGGGAGATATCGGCCGTGCGCACCAGCCGGATGAATATATTCTCGAAAGCGAACTTGCGGCCTGTCAGCGCTTTATCGAAGCACTGGGGCAGCGTTGTGCGGGATGA
- a CDS encoding Murein DD-endopeptidase MepM and murein hydrolase activator NlpD, contain LysM domain, which produces MISFDMRMHSRLLGAILLLGVAGAGCGWEALRATVHQEPHVVAAAPVEIAEVPKAHALTASPRMARLPLPPTAHPELGRVDMLEARMDGSFAEYTYFQTDIDLDAPQVEDAKKPERTQEQAFAERSGRPGAEDVFAAVLRDVKPVRSSRIAGMPLAYADFSGGNRPDRPINVSLSVKQQAEPVSRVALMPKRDEVIEDALSGLKVPLAECKRLTAALATSILHFGDAFEVILADHNDGKHIVMARLQRQSGDDTILARLEDQSFQRITKPALYERLKREAIASEQENVPTVEADSAPDLKEEIAFAPLLVKKMLEAHVPAKIIVEVIDLAKKNGISPAGHDDLTKKINLVFREGRGQRELISVAFKTKNGERKFYRYKFDKTSPAEFFDPSGHSVSKFLLANPFPGGRRGDGFAWRIHPILHVRKHHDGVDYAGPMGSPILAAGDGTVVLISWEPGYGRYVRVRHDQGYFTTYAHIARAAKGLAVGQRVTQGQVIAYVGSTGLSTGPHLYYELRKDNRYLDPTANPLPAGTVLSGNSLADFHKQADQIDGMTRLIGVSEKGAQGPDRG; this is translated from the coding sequence ATGATTTCCTTTGACATGCGAATGCATAGCCGGCTTTTGGGCGCGATCCTCCTTCTGGGTGTTGCGGGCGCCGGCTGCGGCTGGGAAGCCCTCCGGGCAACCGTTCATCAGGAACCGCACGTCGTCGCGGCCGCACCCGTCGAAATCGCCGAAGTGCCGAAAGCTCATGCCCTCACCGCGAGCCCCAGGATGGCACGACTGCCGCTGCCACCGACAGCCCATCCCGAACTTGGCCGTGTCGACATGCTGGAAGCGCGCATGGATGGCTCGTTTGCCGAATACACCTACTTCCAGACCGATATCGATCTTGACGCGCCACAGGTTGAGGATGCGAAGAAACCGGAAAGGACGCAAGAACAGGCCTTTGCCGAGCGTTCTGGCCGTCCCGGCGCCGAGGATGTCTTTGCCGCGGTGCTTCGCGACGTGAAACCGGTGCGCTCCAGCCGGATCGCCGGCATGCCGCTCGCCTATGCGGACTTCTCGGGGGGCAACAGACCTGACCGGCCGATCAATGTCAGCCTCTCGGTCAAGCAGCAAGCCGAACCGGTGTCGCGCGTTGCCTTGATGCCGAAACGGGACGAAGTGATCGAGGATGCGTTGAGCGGGCTCAAGGTTCCTCTGGCCGAATGCAAGCGGCTGACCGCAGCGCTCGCCACCTCGATCCTGCATTTTGGCGATGCCTTCGAGGTCATCCTCGCAGATCATAATGACGGCAAGCATATCGTCATGGCGCGCCTGCAAAGACAATCCGGCGACGACACGATCCTTGCCCGCCTGGAGGACCAGAGCTTTCAGCGCATCACGAAGCCTGCGCTTTACGAGAGACTGAAACGCGAGGCGATCGCAAGCGAACAGGAAAACGTCCCCACCGTCGAGGCCGATTCAGCGCCCGACCTCAAGGAGGAAATTGCCTTCGCGCCGCTGCTCGTGAAAAAAATGCTGGAGGCCCATGTTCCGGCCAAGATCATTGTGGAGGTCATTGACCTGGCCAAGAAGAACGGCATCAGCCCTGCGGGCCATGACGACCTGACGAAGAAAATCAACCTGGTGTTCCGCGAAGGACGTGGCCAGCGCGAACTGATTTCGGTGGCGTTCAAGACCAAGAACGGCGAACGCAAGTTCTATCGCTACAAATTCGACAAGACCTCTCCCGCGGAATTCTTCGATCCCAGCGGTCATTCGGTGTCAAAGTTCCTGCTTGCCAATCCCTTTCCGGGTGGCCGGCGCGGCGATGGCTTCGCCTGGCGCATCCATCCGATCCTGCATGTGCGCAAGCATCATGACGGGGTGGATTATGCGGGGCCCATGGGCTCCCCCATTCTCGCGGCCGGCGACGGAACAGTCGTGCTGATCTCGTGGGAGCCGGGCTATGGCCGGTACGTGCGTGTACGCCACGACCAGGGCTATTTCACCACCTATGCCCATATCGCCAGGGCAGCCAAGGGCCTCGCAGTCGGGCAGCGCGTGACCCAGGGGCAGGTGATCGCCTATGTAGGTTCGACCGGTCTTTCGACCGGGCCGCATCTTTATTACGAGTTGCGCAAGGACAACCGCTATCTCGATCCGACCGCCAATCCCCTGCCAGCGGGGACCGTCCTATCCGGAAACTCTCTGGCGGATTTCCACAAGCAAGCCGACCAGATCGACGGCATGACCCGGCTGATCGGGGTGTCCGAGAAGGGGGCCCAGGGGCCAGACCGCGGCTGA
- a CDS encoding EAL domain, c-di-GMP-specific phosphodiesterase class I (or its enzymatically inactive variant): MLSRFLDHLTLHYQPQMTADGAGVAAAEALLRVVEPTEHFRNTADVLAYVEETDQVEALDWWIAERACRDALRWPGLQIGINLSASRFRDPQFAPRFIQMVRDIGVPATQIELEIVESSYIEDFETANLNINALRAAKIRIALDDFGTGFSSLTYLLKMPVDKLKIDKSFIDGLGDLKSTAIVHSVVALARAVGLKITAEGIENEAQWKLLKLAGCHYMQGWYFYKAMDPDALTALLSEFRIVKPF; encoded by the coding sequence TTGCTGAGCAGGTTTCTTGATCATCTGACGCTGCACTACCAGCCCCAGATGACCGCCGATGGTGCCGGGGTTGCGGCGGCGGAAGCACTGCTGCGCGTCGTGGAACCAACCGAGCATTTCAGGAACACGGCAGACGTCCTGGCGTATGTCGAGGAGACGGATCAGGTCGAGGCACTGGACTGGTGGATCGCCGAGCGGGCCTGCCGGGACGCGCTGCGTTGGCCCGGTCTGCAGATTGGCATCAATCTCTCGGCCAGTCGTTTTCGCGATCCGCAATTCGCACCGCGTTTCATCCAGATGGTCAGGGACATCGGCGTTCCGGCGACGCAGATCGAACTGGAGATCGTCGAAAGCTCCTATATCGAGGATTTCGAAACGGCCAATCTGAACATCAATGCGTTGCGCGCGGCCAAGATCCGAATCGCGCTCGACGACTTCGGCACGGGTTTTTCGTCGCTGACCTATCTGCTCAAAATGCCGGTCGACAAGTTGAAGATCGACAAGTCCTTCATCGACGGGTTGGGAGACCTCAAGTCGACCGCCATCGTCCATTCCGTTGTGGCGTTGGCGCGGGCTGTCGGTCTCAAGATCACCGCGGAGGGTATCGAGAACGAGGCGCAGTGGAAATTGCTGAAGCTCGCCGGCTGCCACTACATGCAGGGTTGGTATTTCTACAAGGCCATGGACCCCGATGCCCTGACGGCCCTGCTCTCCGAATTCCGCATTGTCAAGCCGTTCTGA
- a CDS encoding Response regulator receiver domain-containing protein — translation MATVTRNVKFDYVESDALLILAVDDDPIQREFCSVYMTTPTVTVETADCAEAGLERLEAQDYGALLVDVDMPGMSGIELVALLRSQPRFDRMPIMVITGNEDIPSIDAAYAAGATAFMCKPVNWRLLSHQVRFMVRAHHALMALGDDVVAASAAQNASTAQ, via the coding sequence ATGGCGACAGTCACGCGAAACGTGAAATTCGATTATGTCGAGTCTGACGCGCTGCTCATCCTTGCCGTCGATGACGATCCCATCCAGCGTGAATTCTGCTCCGTCTACATGACAACGCCCACGGTGACCGTCGAAACGGCGGATTGCGCAGAAGCCGGGCTGGAGCGTCTCGAGGCGCAGGACTACGGCGCGCTGCTGGTCGATGTCGACATGCCCGGCATGAGTGGTATCGAACTTGTGGCGCTCCTGCGCAGCCAGCCGCGGTTTGACAGGATGCCGATCATGGTGATTACCGGCAACGAGGACATCCCCTCCATCGACGCTGCCTATGCCGCCGGTGCCACCGCCTTCATGTGCAAGCCGGTTAACTGGCGCCTGCTGTCGCATCAGGTTCGTTTCATGGTCCGGGCGCATCATGCGTTGATGGCGCTGGGCGACGATGTGGTGGCTGCGTCGGCCGCGCAAAACGCCTCGACGGCGCAGTAG